A DNA window from Theobroma cacao cultivar B97-61/B2 chromosome 5, Criollo_cocoa_genome_V2, whole genome shotgun sequence contains the following coding sequences:
- the LOC18597606 gene encoding acetyl-coenzyme A carboxylase carboxyl transferase subunit alpha, chloroplastic gives MASMSYSPAAFTGTAASDLLRSSSNGVSGIPLKTLGKARFTVKGRDATVAAKMRKVKKHEYPWPADPDPNVKGGVLTHLSPFKPLKEKQKPVTLDFEKPLVALEKKIIDVRRMANETGLDFSDQIISLENKYQQALKDLYTHLTPIQRVNIARHPNRPTFLDHVFSITDKFVELHGDRAGYDDPAVVTGIGTIDGRRYMFMGHQKGRNTKENIQRNFGMPTPHGYRKALRMMYYADHHGFPIVTFIDTPGAFADLKSEELGQGEAIAHNLRTMFGLKVPIVSIVIGEGGSGGALAIGCANKLLMLENAVFYVASPEACAAILWKSAKASPKAAEKLRITARELSKLQICDGIIPEPLGGAHADPAWTSQQIKAAINETMDELTAMDTEKLLKHRMLKFRKLGGFQEGVPVDPKKKVNMKRKEETVGRTSKAELEGEVEKLKQQILKAKESSTKPPELALKDMIEKLKKEVDHEYSEAVKAMGLKDRLAMLREEVSKVNSKDQLMNPVIMDKIEKLKHEFNQGLAAAPNYTTLKYKLDMLKEFSKAKSLSEAATLKQEVNKKFNEVMGQPEINEKFEALKAEVQNSGASSFVDLDQGLKDKILNMKKEVELEIINALESLGLDVEVVKSNAKVLGDWALLAVFKDKVEILNEEINKKIENVVHSSELKNMMESLKLEIAKAGNTPNTESKSKIKALEQQIKQRLSEAISSSELKGKHEELKAEIFEAIQSSGGTDGSLQKETKYEEPRVEINLGANRSFA, from the exons ATGGCTTCAATGTCATATTCTCCAGCTGCATTTACGGGAACTGCAGCTTCGGATCTTCTTCGGAGCTCCAGTAACGGCGTGAGTGGCATCCCCCTTAAAACCCTAGGGAAGGCGCGTTTTACCGTGAAAGGGAGAGATGCAACTGTAGCTGCGAAGATGAGGAAAGTGAAGAAGCACGAATACCCGTGGCCTGCAGATCCGGATCCGAATGTGAAAGGCGGAGTCCTAACACATCTCTCCCCTTTCAAGCCATtgaaagaaaagcaaaagccTGTTACTTTGGATTTTGAGAAGCCTCTTGTTGCTTTAGAGAAGAAGATTATCGAC GTGAGGAGGATGGCAAATGAAACTGGTTTGGATTTCAGCGATCAGATTATATCTTTAGAGAATAAATATCAACAG GCTCTAAAGGACTTATACACACATCTGACCCCTATACAACGTGTGAACATTGCCCGGCACCCCAACAGACCTACATTCCTTGATCATGTGTTTAGCATTACTGATAAG TTTGTGGAACTTCATGGAGATCGAGCAGGGTATGATGATCCTGCTGTTGTTACTGGTATAGGAACCATAGATGGTAGGAGGTACATGTTTATGGGTCACCAAAAGGGTAGAAATACTAAAGAGAATATTCAGCGTAATTTTGGAATGCCAACTCCCCATGG TTACAGGAAGGCTCTACGCATGATGTATTATGCAGATCACCATGGGTTCCCTATAGTTACTTTTATTGACACTCCTGGTGCATTTGCGGACCTTAAATCTGAGGAACTGGGTCAA GGTGAAGCTATTGCCCATAATTTGAGGACCATGTTTGGTCTGAAGGTCCCAATTGTTTCTATTGTTATTGGGGAAGGTGGCTCTGGTGGTGCCTTGGCCATTGGCTGCGCTAATAAGTTGTTAATGCTGGAAAATGCAGTCTTTTATGTTGCCAG TCCGGAAGCATGTGCCGCAATTTTATGGAAGAGTGCCAAAGCTTCTCCAAAG GCAGCCGAGAAGCTGAGGATTACTGCCAGAGAGTTGAGCAAGCTACAAATTTGTGATGGAATCATTCCT GAGCCACTGGGCGGTGCCCATGCAGATCCAGCTTGGACTTCACAACAAATAAAAGCCGCAATTAATGAAACAATGGAT GAGCTCACAGCGATGGACACAGAAAAGCTACTAAAGCATCGCATGCTTAAGTTCAGGAAACTGGGTGGGTTCCAAGAAGGTGTCCCGGTAGATCCCAAGAAAAAGGTCAAtatgaaaaggaaagaagaaactGTTGGTAGAACCTCAAAGGCAGAGTTGGAGGGTGAGgttgaaaaactgaaacagcAAATCTTGAAAGCCAAGGAATCATCCACCAAGCCTCCTGAGTTGGCTCTAAAGGACATGATAGAAAAGTTGAAAAAGGAGGTTGATCATGAGTACTCTGAGGCTGTTAAAGCCATGGGCTTGAAGGACAGGCTTGCAATGCTGAGAGAAGAAGTTTCAAAAGTAAATTCAAAGGACCAGCTCATGAATCCTGTTATTATGGATAAGATTGAGAAGCTTAAACATGAGTTCAATCAGGGTCTGGCAGCAGCTCCAAATTACACAACCCTCAAATATAAGCTTGATATGTTGAAGGAGTTTTCTAAAGCCAAGAGTCTCTCGGAGGCTGCTACGCTGAAGCAGGAAGTCAATAAGAAATTCAATGAAGTCATGGGTCAGCCAGAGATAAATGAGAAGTTTGAAGCGTTAAAGGCTGAGGTTCAAAATTCTGGGGCATCCAGCTTTGTGGATTTAGATCAAGGGCTGAAGGACAAAATTCTGAATATGAAGAAAGAGGTAGAATTGGAAATCATTAATGCTCTTGAGTCCTTGGGTTTGGATGTTGAGGTAGTAAAATCCAATGCGAAAGTCCTAGGTGATTGGGCTTTGCTCGCCGTCTTCAAAGATAAGGTGGAAATTTTGAATGAAGaaattaacaagaaaattgaaaatgttgtccactcatcggagttgaaaaatatgatggaGTCATTGAAGCTGGAGATAGCAAAGGCAGGAAATACTCCAAATACTGAATCAAAAAGTAAGATCAAGGCTCTAGAACAACAGATCAAGCAAAGACTTTCAGAAGCTATCAGCTCCTCAGAATTAAAGGGGAAGCATGAAGAGTTGAAGGCAGAAATTTTTGAAGCTATACAATCTTCTGGGGGAACCGATGGAAGCTTGCAAAAGGAAACCAAGTATGAGGAACCTAGAGTAGAGATTAATTTGGGTGCAAACCGCAGCTTTGCTTAG
- the LOC18597607 gene encoding steroid 5-alpha-reductase DET2: MPRDSDQPLFHYSLLGLYLIVLPTWISLKFIQAPYGKHNRPGWGPTLSPSLAWFLMESPTLWLTVLLFPFGRHFSNPKSFILMSPYLFHYFNRTVLYPLRLSRSSNGQARSFPVSIALMAFGFNLLNAYLQARWVSHYKDDYENDKLFWLRFLVGLLVFIAGMWVNVWADSVLVGLKKQGGGGYKVPRGGLFDLVSCPNYFGEIMEWLGWAVMTWSCVGFGFFLYTCANLVPRARASRRWYLEKFKDDYPKHRKAVIPFLY, translated from the coding sequence ATGCCCAGAGACTCAGATCAGCCCCTTTTTCACTACAGCCTCCTCGGTCTCTACCTCATCGTCCTACCGACATGGATCAGCCTCAAGTTCATTCAGGCCCCTTACGGCAAGCACAACCGCCCTGGATGGGGGCCAACCCTGTCTCCATCTTTGGCTTGGTTCCTCATGGAAAGCCCCACCCTTTGGCTCACTGTCTTGCTCTTTCCTTTCGGCCGACACTTTTCCAACCCGAAATCGTTCATTCTGATGTCTCCTTATCTCTTCCACTATTTCAACCGTACAGTGCTTTACCCTCTTCGCCTGTCACGCAGCAGCAACGGCCAAGCCAGGAGTTTTCCGGTGAGTATAGCTCTCATGGCTTTCGGGTTTAATCTCTTGAATGCTTATCTGCAAGCCAGGTGGGTGTCTCACTACAAGGATGATTATGAAAACGACAAGCTGTTTTGGCTGAGATTCCTTGTCGGATTGCTGGTTTTTATTGCTGGCATGTGGGTGAATGTTTGGGCTGATAGCGTCCTGGTGGGGCTTAAAAAGCAGGGTGGTGGCGGATACAAGGTTCCAAGAGGGGGGTTGTTCGACTTGGTGAGCTGCCCTAACTACTTTGGGGAGATCATGGAGTGGTTGGGCTGGGCGGTGATGACATGGTCCTGCGTGGGGTTTGGGTTCTTTCTCTACACCTGTGCCAACCTGGTGCCTAGAGCTCGTGCCAGCCGCCGCTGGTATTTGGAGAAGTTCAAGGACGATTACCCCAAGCACAGAAAAGCTGTGATCCCATTTCTCTATTGA
- the LOC18597608 gene encoding OTU domain-containing protein At3g57810 isoform X2, which translates to MADKVFNENILEQIRHGIAQFELVSSPVSSVSTPSVSHSLSAAFLGDSSSRFFARIGPSLGSGSPATKKVEHFSVHKVTGDGRCLFRALVKGMALHKGIALRPQKERDDADELRMAVKEVLCDSGKDRQQYEEALVAITVEESLKRYCQRIQQPDFWGGESELLVLSRLCGQPIIVYIPEHEHRKGGWGSGFIPIAEYGAEFRKGSGKAKPRKVVRLLYSGRNHYDLLV; encoded by the exons ATGGCGGACAAGGTTTTTAATG AGAATATTCTGGAGCAAATCAGACATGGAATTGCACAGTTCGAGCTCGTTTCTTCCCCGGTTTCTTCTGTTTCAACCCCAAGCGTCTCTCACTCATTGTCCGCAGCTTTCCTAGGAGACAGCAGCAGTCGATTCTTCGCTAGAATTGGACCATCTCT AGGAAGTGGGTCGCCGGCAACCAAAAAAGTTGAGCATTTTTCAGTTCACAAAGTTACTGGGGATGGCCGCTGCCTATTTCGAGCATTG GTTAAAGGGATGGCTTTACACAAGGGAATTGCTTTAAGGCCCCAGAAAGAAAGAGATGATGCAG ATGAATTACGAATGGCTGTGAAAGAGGTTTTATGTGATAGTGGTAAAGACCGGCAGCAGTATGAAGAGGCTTTAGTAGCAATTACAGTTGAAGAGTCTTTGAAACG TTACTGCCAACGCATTCAACAACCTGATTTTTGGGGAGGAGAGTCAGAGCTCCTG GTGCTTTCAAGATTGTGCGGTCAGCCAATTATTGTCTATATACCTGAGCATGAG CATAGAAAGGGTGGATGGGGTTCAGGTTTTATTCCCATTGCAGAATACGGAGCTGAGTTCCGCAAGGGCTCCGGAAAAGCAAAACCCAGGAAAGTCGTGAGGCTCCTGTACAGTGGTAGAAACCATTACGACCTGCTTGTCTGA
- the LOC18597608 gene encoding OTU domain-containing protein At3g57810 isoform X1 — MADKVFNAENILEQIRHGIAQFELVSSPVSSVSTPSVSHSLSAAFLGDSSSRFFARIGPSLGSGSPATKKVEHFSVHKVTGDGRCLFRALVKGMALHKGIALRPQKERDDADELRMAVKEVLCDSGKDRQQYEEALVAITVEESLKRYCQRIQQPDFWGGESELLVLSRLCGQPIIVYIPEHEHRKGGWGSGFIPIAEYGAEFRKGSGKAKPRKVVRLLYSGRNHYDLLV; from the exons ATGGCGGACAAGGTTTTTAATG CAGAGAATATTCTGGAGCAAATCAGACATGGAATTGCACAGTTCGAGCTCGTTTCTTCCCCGGTTTCTTCTGTTTCAACCCCAAGCGTCTCTCACTCATTGTCCGCAGCTTTCCTAGGAGACAGCAGCAGTCGATTCTTCGCTAGAATTGGACCATCTCT AGGAAGTGGGTCGCCGGCAACCAAAAAAGTTGAGCATTTTTCAGTTCACAAAGTTACTGGGGATGGCCGCTGCCTATTTCGAGCATTG GTTAAAGGGATGGCTTTACACAAGGGAATTGCTTTAAGGCCCCAGAAAGAAAGAGATGATGCAG ATGAATTACGAATGGCTGTGAAAGAGGTTTTATGTGATAGTGGTAAAGACCGGCAGCAGTATGAAGAGGCTTTAGTAGCAATTACAGTTGAAGAGTCTTTGAAACG TTACTGCCAACGCATTCAACAACCTGATTTTTGGGGAGGAGAGTCAGAGCTCCTG GTGCTTTCAAGATTGTGCGGTCAGCCAATTATTGTCTATATACCTGAGCATGAG CATAGAAAGGGTGGATGGGGTTCAGGTTTTATTCCCATTGCAGAATACGGAGCTGAGTTCCGCAAGGGCTCCGGAAAAGCAAAACCCAGGAAAGTCGTGAGGCTCCTGTACAGTGGTAGAAACCATTACGACCTGCTTGTCTGA